The Enterobacter asburiae genomic sequence AGTGAATTCAGCTCCGCGGATACGGCTGCGCGGATTTCTGCGGTATCTTTCGCCAGCGCGATCGTCATCGGAATTACTTTTTCCGTGGCCGCGAAAACGAAAAGACCTGCGCCTGCAATGGGTGCCAGCGGCAGGATATGGTTACGGACAGCCTGAACCAGATCATCGCCCGGTGCCGGGTGCGTCGGGTCGCCGGTTGCCACCATGACGCCTACGGTTCCGGTCCCCTTATAGTGCCGGAGAGTCCACGCCCGGGTGATACCCGCAATCTCTTTTGCCCAGATGACATAATCAGGATCAGCACCGCCCTGTGGGATCCAGTAATAACGCTCCATGACGCGGGCGCGCCATGTCTCCAGTTCTTCTATGTCATCGCCGCCCACCACCGTGTCGGCATACCCCGTAGACGGGATGCCACTTACCGGCGTGCCCAGACGTAAGGCAATTCCGTCATCGGTATTTCCTGCAGCACCGGGGTTATCCGCCACCAGCGGCACGCGCAACACGCCACCTGCTGCTTTCACGGTTTGCGTGGTGGTAAAGGTCACCTGGTCATCACGCTGGATCTGCGTACCGGCGGGCAGCGTCGGCGTTCCGCTGATCCCATCCCAGCGCACATAGCCCGCCGCGGCCACGGCATCCTTT encodes the following:
- a CDS encoding baseplate J/gp47 family protein; amino-acid sequence: MADSQFSRPELPQLIATIRSDLMTRFQEDVLLRRMDAEVYARVMAASVHTLYGYIDYLARNMLPDLCDEDWLYRHGRIKRCPRKDAVAAAGYVRWDGISGTPTLPAGTQIQRDDQVTFTTTQTVKAAGGVLRVPLVADNPGAAGNTDDGIALRLGTPVSGIPSTGYADTVVGGDDIEELETWRARVMERYYWIPQGGADPDYVIWAKEIAGITRAWTLRHYKGTGTVGVMVATGDPTHPAPGDDLVQAVRNHILPLAPIAGAGLFVFAATEKVIPMTIALAKDTAEIRAAVSAELNSLMLRDGVPDGKVYLSRISEAISLATGEVAHQLRAPVADVALGSTELPVVGTITWETYTEASS